A stretch of the Mesorhizobium sp. Pch-S genome encodes the following:
- a CDS encoding amphi-Trp domain-containing protein, translating into MSHRVDRDIDKIYPRQEFVAKLRRLADALETEKRFEISIGGERIRVPAGAVASIEHERGGDEEEIEFQLRWRNEAAGDENASGR; encoded by the coding sequence ATGAGCCACCGCGTCGACCGCGATATCGACAAGATCTATCCGAGACAGGAATTCGTCGCCAAGCTGCGCCGACTGGCAGATGCGCTCGAAACCGAGAAACGGTTCGAGATCAGCATCGGCGGTGAGAGAATCCGCGTTCCCGCCGGGGCGGTGGCAAGCATCGAACACGAACGCGGCGGAGACGAAGAAGAGATCGAATTCCAGCTTCGCTGGCGCAATGAGGCTGCCGGAGACGAAAATGCCTCCGGCAGGTAG